Sequence from the Hallerella porci genome:
CCACGGATAATTTCAATGGAATCGCCGACGAGGCTGATGATATTTGTCGGCTTAATTTCAATCGGTCCGCAGTCGATCATCATATCGACTTTATGTTCGAAAAGTTTCCACAAATCATCGGGCTCGGTGAAAACTTCATCGTCCGAAATTTTTGCCGCTGTGCTCAAAATCGGTTTGTCGTAAATGCGGAAAAGTTCTTTGAAAAAAGGATGCTCGGGCATCCGGAAGCCGACTTCGGGACGTTTGACATCGAGCTTGCGAGCGATGGAAGGATCTGCGGGGAGAATAAATGTATAAGGCCCTGGCACGCGATGCTTCATAATTTGAAAAGCGAAATTGCTCACGTGAGCGTATTCCGAAGCTTTCCGAATATCGGGCAAAATAATCGCCATCACAAATTTTTTCATCGGCTTTTTCAACTGATACAAGCGATGAATTGCCCGCGAAGATTCGGCGGAACATCCGATGGCATAGCCCGATTCCGTCGGGTATAAAACGAGACCGTCTTTGTCTAAAATGTCGGCGGCTTGTTTGACGAAACGAGCCTGCGGATTTAAGGGATGAACTTCTAAACGCATAGAAAAAAAATAGTAAAGCGAAAAAGGGAAGCGAAAATTAGCAACGCGGAATGACTTGGTTTGCGACGAAGGCGTCTTCGTAATGCGTGAGTTTCGGCGTTCCTTGACTCATGTCCACGCAGACGACATCAAATCGCGATTTCTGATCGAGGCCTCCGTGAAAATGCAAAAAGTGCACTGCGGTTTTCCAAACTTGAAATTGCTTTTTGGAATTGACGCGGCTTGCGGGCGTCCCTTTGTCGGATTTCCAAACGGATTTTACTTCGACAAAAAGAATGGTGCCGTCGGGCGCTTGGGCGACGATATCTAATTCGCCGTTGAGATAGCGATAATTGCGGGCGAGAATGCGACAATTTTTTCGGCAAAGAAATGCGGTCGCTTGCAATTCGGCGAAGCGTCCTTTCTTTTTATTCGCACTTTTCCCTGCGTCGATCATTGCGCTAAAAGCCCGAGAATACGGATTTCAGAAATCGCTAAATCTTTCGATGGATCGGTAACGTAAGCTTCATCTAAAAAGACTTGAATCTCGGTCGTTTCCATCGCTTTGATTTGCGGATACTGAACGCCTTTAATGTCTTCGAGCTGAATCGTTTGACGAAATCCTTCGCGGGTTAAAAGCGAAAGAGTTTTCGGTTTATTAAAAACTAAAAAGCGATCGCCAAATTCATCGTCAACGGATTTTTGAAAACCCGAAGCGAATCCGATTTGTGTAATGATTGTCGGCGAACTAAAATCGAGAATGAAAATGGGAGAACGCGAATTTTCTTGTAACGGAAGAAGCCATGCGCTGCGCAAATTTTTATCGAATAAATTGGACGGTTCATAATCGCCATCGCCTTCGACATTTTTTTCTTCGTAGGCGGCGCGAATATCAACGCTTGAAACTTCTTGCAAAGTTTTGGGCGGTTTATAAGTTAAGAGAAACGCTAAAATTAAAAGGATTAAAAGCGGGAAAAGGGCAATCGCAAAAAGCAGCACATGCTTGTTGGTAAATTTTCGCACATTGTCCGTGACTTTATTGGAAATCAGCGGACGATTTTTGATGAGTTTACGAATGCTCATCGTATCGTGTCCGTGATGCTGTTCACCCGGATGTAACGGCGCAAAAACAATGTCGAGCGCATCCAAAAATTCTTGCATATTTTTGAAGCGATCCGAAACATTTTTCTTCAAGCATTTTAAGATGAGCTTCGCTAAACCCTTCGGCATATCGGGACGGAAATTTTCGGGATTTGGCGGTTCTTCTTGAACGTGCTTCATCGCAATTTCGATGGGCTTGGAACCGGTGAAGGGAAGGCGTCCGCAAGTCATTTCAAATAAGATGACGCCTAAACTGTAAATGTCCGAGCCGATGGTAACTTCGTCGCCGTGACATTGTTCGGGCGACATATATTCGGGAGTGCCCATCGTCATGCCGGTGAGAGTCAGACGTTCCGCAGATTGAATGTGCGAAATGCCGAAGTCCATCAAATACACGCGGTTATCGTGCGTAATCATGATGTTCGAAGGTTTCACATCGCGGTGCACAATTCCTTTGCTGTGTGCATATAAAAGCCCGCGGGCAACTTGCTTCGTAATGATTTCAATCGCATCAAAATCTAAACGGCGGCGGTGCTCCAAAAGTTCTGAAAGCGTACTGCCGCGGACGTATGTCATCGAAATGAAAAGCTGATTTCCTTGACGACCGAAGTCAAAAACTTGCACCAAATTTTGGTGGTCCAATTCCTTCATCGCTTGCGCTTCCATGTAGAATCTTTCAATCGATTCTTTGTCCGAAGAAGCGTCGAGAACTTTTAAAGCGACTTCGCGTTTTAAATTTTTTTGCAGGGCTTTGTAAACGTAGCCCATACCGCCTTTGCCGAGGACGCCGAGAAGTTCATAGTTTTCGTTGAACGGTCTTGGAAATTTTTCTGCTGTCATTTTGCGTTCTTCATGATTTTTAGAGCGAGAATGGATATAATATAAATTAAGAGAGCGATTCCCGCGGGAATGAAAATGTCGAAATGTTCCGGATTTAGCCCGGTAAAGAGAGCTTTGAGCGCAGACTGATTATAACTTGTCCAAATGAGATGCGAAAGAAATTGCGCAATGCTCGAAGTTTGATCAAAGGGAACGAGAGCGCCCGAAAGTGCAATCTGCGGTAAAATGACGAGCGGAAGAAATGCGTTTGCTTGTCCCGGATTTTTCGCAAAAGTGCTGAGGAAAATTCCTGCGGAAGCGGCGGGAAGAACGCTGCAAAAAAGAATGACGAATAATAAAATGCTCGGAAAAACTGCGATGTTTTTGGCGATGAACGCATAGACAATTCCGGTTTCAAGAAAGGCAAAAAATGCGGTGAAAATAAGCTTCGTCGTGATGACGGCAAAGGGCGATGCGCCGCGGCGAAATTCGTCTAAAAGTAAATTTTTTTCTTGGACGATTTCGCGCACCGAAAGAGAAAGAGCAAACCAGTTCGCGCATAAAATCAAAGCGAAAGCTGCGACCCAAAGCGATGACGAATTCGAAAAAATCATCGAAAGCAAAGCGCCGATAATTAACGGCTGCAAAATGAGAGAAAATAATTTTCCGAAGTCGCGGAACCACTGCCGAAATAAAACGGGGAAAAAAGAAAAGAAAAAATTTTTGTGTGAAACTTTTGGAAAATAACTGCGCGCGGATTCGGGAAAATCCACTGCGGTTTCTAATTTGGAATCGCGCCAATTTTCTGCGGTTTTATCGGAAAGAGTTTCGAGAATGCCTTCGGGATCTTCGGCGTTGAAATAATGAAACGCATCTTCTGGCGTCCCGTAAAATCCCACTTTTCCTTGATGAATGAGTAGGACTTTATCCGAAATTTGTAACGCTTCGTAACTGTGCGTTGTGAGAATGACCGTATGGCCTTTGGCAGCGAGTTCTTTTAAATGACCGCAAAGACGTTTCGCATTCAGCGGATCCAAACCCGAAAGCGGTTCATCGAGAAGAATAATTCCCGGTGCGCTCATCAGTTGCGTCGCAATCGCTATGCGGCGGCGTTCTCCGCCCGAAAGGACAGCGATGCGGCTATCGGCTAACGCAGAAATATGCAACAACTGAAGCAATTTGCAGGCGCGTTTTTCGGTTTCTTTTTTCGTGTAATCTTTCGGAAGAGAAATGCGGGCGGCGAGTTTTAACGTCTCCATGACCGTGAGCGCATTTCGCAAAAGCGGTTCTTGTGGTAAGTAAGCGATTTCGCGGCGAATGTTCGTTTGTTCGTAATCGATGCCATCTAAAAAAA
This genomic interval carries:
- a CDS encoding L-threonylcarbamoyladenylate synthase, producing the protein MRLEVHPLNPQARFVKQAADILDKDGLVLYPTESGYAIGCSAESSRAIHRLYQLKKPMKKFVMAIILPDIRKASEYAHVSNFAFQIMKHRVPGPYTFILPADPSIARKLDVKRPEVGFRMPEHPFFKELFRIYDKPILSTAAKISDDEVFTEPDDLWKLFEHKVDMMIDCGPIEIKPTNIISLVGDSIEIIRGDLLPEE
- a CDS encoding YraN family protein, giving the protein MIDAGKSANKKKGRFAELQATAFLCRKNCRILARNYRYLNGELDIVAQAPDGTILFVEVKSVWKSDKGTPASRVNSKKQFQVWKTAVHFLHFHGGLDQKSRFDVVCVDMSQGTPKLTHYEDAFVANQVIPRC
- a CDS encoding serine/threonine-protein kinase; this encodes MTAEKFPRPFNENYELLGVLGKGGMGYVYKALQKNLKREVALKVLDASSDKESIERFYMEAQAMKELDHQNLVQVFDFGRQGNQLFISMTYVRGSTLSELLEHRRRLDFDAIEIITKQVARGLLYAHSKGIVHRDVKPSNIMITHDNRVYLMDFGISHIQSAERLTLTGMTMGTPEYMSPEQCHGDEVTIGSDIYSLGVILFEMTCGRLPFTGSKPIEIAMKHVQEEPPNPENFRPDMPKGLAKLILKCLKKNVSDRFKNMQEFLDALDIVFAPLHPGEQHHGHDTMSIRKLIKNRPLISNKVTDNVRKFTNKHVLLFAIALFPLLILLILAFLLTYKPPKTLQEVSSVDIRAAYEEKNVEGDGDYEPSNLFDKNLRSAWLLPLQENSRSPIFILDFSSPTIITQIGFASGFQKSVDDEFGDRFLVFNKPKTLSLLTREGFRQTIQLEDIKGVQYPQIKAMETTEIQVFLDEAYVTDPSKDLAISEIRILGLLAQ
- a CDS encoding ATP-binding cassette domain-containing protein gives rise to the protein MASTFLVQKISPDEPFFIGRGKNVNFELHDASVSRMHAKIEFQNGRWIFTNLSQTSGTLFAGKNIEQKEIEDGDIFLLGLQQLRFALKQNELTLSHVRSLEDVPAIPLSKDSPIFLGRGEDDDIPGTILHPACPKKLAQATLCGKRLKLIFLQSHFHRVQFLENHETLKLPWCLLEFRDGNIFLHQKDIGFSLTVHDVSVHLSKKNILEDIRFSLPAGKILSIIGLSGQGKSTLLELLAGKVKRQNGSIFLDGIDYEQTNIRREIAYLPQEPLLRNALTVMETLKLAARISLPKDYTKKETEKRACKLLQLLHISALADSRIAVLSGGERRRIAIATQLMSAPGIILLDEPLSGLDPLNAKRLCGHLKELAAKGHTVILTTHSYEALQISDKVLLIHQGKVGFYGTPEDAFHYFNAEDPEGILETLSDKTAENWRDSKLETAVDFPESARSYFPKVSHKNFFFSFFPVLFRQWFRDFGKLFSLILQPLIIGALLSMIFSNSSSLWVAAFALILCANWFALSLSVREIVQEKNLLLDEFRRGASPFAVITTKLIFTAFFAFLETGIVYAFIAKNIAVFPSILLFVILFCSVLPAASAGIFLSTFAKNPGQANAFLPLVILPQIALSGALVPFDQTSSIAQFLSHLIWTSYNQSALKALFTGLNPEHFDIFIPAGIALLIYIISILALKIMKNAK